In Carassius carassius chromosome 19, fCarCar2.1, whole genome shotgun sequence, a single genomic region encodes these proteins:
- the pgap1 gene encoding GPI inositol-deacylase, protein MRLAVYAFGGFALGLLLVGLRELLFGFGENRCSMTYMFEYPEYRRVQLLKRVARQYPSYGLYLYGEGAYAQETRGLKLTGAPVLFLPGNAGSYKQARSLGSVALRKAENLDGPIHMNVFTIDFNEELVALYGGSLRRQTQFLHESIKAILRLYKDRPDPPTSVVLVGHSMGGVVARALFTLARFNPGLVSLIITQASPHQAPVLSLDPYILEFYSAVRHRWATNAEDLRNVTVLSVGGGYLDFQVRSGLTALSCPIDDLNKMSVVATAVPRTWVSTDHISIVWCKELVLATVRAFFDLIESETGQFTESLEKRMSVLNYHFFRHPVLHPGGAQDAPVTFSAPPEAWKEVNTLRLFYSAPKEAQVIYFLFALSSRRKAYSHFHCRSNNMEMTSWLYGCTQMSGSICVQAVDLSSRTELLPAYKAVTVKISDLLSVSHLIIDASNPSGTEFVVECELQREESLTVSVQVPHVLSFGLTVSDISINSSGLLHTLQLQDFHQVYQAFRITITSHCKTTKDRLPSVYRLRVPWFREDSFDTASIPSVSDIYSTLHTSRPDNASSALLQLHTAPNCQYKVSIRTSFPKVLGQILRFCGPVLPVYLAVVLLLMIRAQLSSIKRSGHPSGMQEVMSKSLQLHKLELPVLLLLLLLRQSWFQDVWSTLGLPAVDSLPLNSMEELSHDPKASVQEWPRIVSPLLCVLGSSIAFWGSTVLRVFVCFLSFFLAPLHRPSVSRDCGTLRLRSQLLLIIFLNVLGGVTCGALAIMVSCLLHLYRVLRLQMTERSLSHMLNLAPQKVSQKSENGFRASDDHSKVQECNGSPLLTESVLQDVRDDLQLHFSLSTLLTLTTMLSVPSLIHWRHNLRYWVHLDPDPFWPHFVPLLISSVLLLNCNTDTLLRSKLMLNLTLHLLLPLCVGMLAFCPLHIYRVTYFLSAALALLVCSCYF, encoded by the exons ATGAGACTCGCTGTATACGCGTTTGGCGGCTTTGCTCTTGGGCTTTTGCTCGTTGGTTTGCGGGAATTATTGTTTGGTTTCGGGGAGAACCGATGCAGCATGACATACATGTTCGAGTACCCAGAATACCGA CGTGTGCAGCTTCTGAAGCGTGTGGCGCGCCAGTACCCATCATATGGCCTGTATCTGTATGGAGAGGGCGCATATGCTCAGGAGACCAGAGGACTCAAGCTCACTGGCGCTCCTGTGCTCTTCTTGCCTGGGAATGCGGGCAGCTACAAGCAAG CCCGTTCTCTGGGTTCAGTGGCGTTGAGGAAGGCTGAGAACCTGGACGGGCCAATCCATATGAACGTGTTCACCATTGACTTCAACGAGGAGTTGGTGGCCCTGTATGGGGGCAGTTTGCGCAGACAGACTCAATTTCTACATGAAAGCATCAAAGCCATATTGCGCCTTTACAAG GACCGTCCAGACCCTCCCACGAGTGTGGTTCTGGTGGGTCACTCCATGGGTGGAGTGGTGGCAAGAGCGTTGTTCACCCTGGCACGTTTCAACCCAGGCCTGGTCAGCCTCATCATCACGCAGGCCTCACCCCACCAGGCACCTGTCCTGTCTCTGGACCCTTATATACTGG AGTTTTACTCCGCAGTCAGGCATCGCTGGGCCACAAATGCTGAAGACCTTCGAAATGTAACCGTTCTCTCTGTGGGTGGTGGTTACCTTGACTTCCAGGTGCGCTCTGGTTTGACAGCACTGTCCTGCCCCATCGATGACCTCAATAAGATGTCAGTAGTG GCGACTGCAGTTCCCCGAACCTGGGTTTCCACTGATCACATTTCCATCGTTTG GTGCAAGGAGCTGGTTCTGGCCACAGTCCGGGCGTTCTTCGACCTTATTGAATCTGAAACAGGGCAG TTCACAGAGAGTCTTGAGAAGCGGATGTCAGTGCTGAACTATCACTTCTTTAGACATCCAGTGCTGCATCCTGGAGGAGCACAGGATGCCCCTGTCACTTTCTCAG CTCCTCCTGAGGCGTGGAAGGAGGTCAACACACTCCGTCTGTTCTACAGTGCCCCCAAG GAAGCTCAAGTCATTTACTTCCTGTTTGCCCTCTCCAGTCGAAGGAAAGCCTACAGTCATTTCCACTGCCGCAGTAATAATATG GAAATGACCAGCTGGCTATATGGCTGTACACAGATGAGTGGCTCGATATG TGTTCAGGCAGTAGATCTGTCATCTCGGACAGAACTTCTTCCAGCCTATAAG GCTGTTACAGTAAAAATCAGCGACCTTTTGTCTGTCTCTCATCTCATTATTGACGCCTCAAACCCCAGTGGAACAGAG TTTGTAGTGGAGTGTGAGCTGCAGAGAGAGGAGAGCTTGACTGTGTCCGTGCAGGTGCCTCATGTGCTGTCCTTTG GTCTGACtgttagtgacatcagcatcaacTCCTCTGGGCTGCTTCACACACTACAGTTGCAAGACTTTCATCAG GTCTATCAAGCTTTCAGAATAACAATCACGAGTCACTGCAAAACCACTAAAG ACAGACTGCCCAGTGTGTACAGACTGAGGGTACCTTGGTTTCGTGAAGACTCTTTTGATACGGCAAG TATTCCTTCGGTATCTGACATCTACAGCACGCTGCACACCAGCCGCCCAGACAACGCCTCCAGTGCCCTCCTGCAGCTCCACACTGCCCCCAACTGCCAATACAAG GTGTCTATTCGGACTTCTTTCCCTAAAGTGCTTGGGCAG atTCTGCGTTTCTGTGGTCCGGTTCTTCCTGTCTACTTGGCTGTAGTTCTTCTTCTGATGATCAGGGCTCAGCTGAGCTCCATCAAGAGATCTGGACATCCTTCTGGAATGCAAGAGGTCATGAGTAAATCGTTACAGCTCCACAAACTGGAGCTGCCCGtcctcctgctgctgctgctgctcag GCAGAGCTGGTTTCAGGATGTCTGGTCTACTCTGGGTCTCCCTGCAGTGGATTCTCTTCCTCTAAACTCTATGGAGGAGCTATCCCACGATCCAAAGGCCTCTGTTCAGGAATGGCCCCGTATAGTGTCGCCACTGCTCTGTGTGCTAGGTTCATCCATTGCATTCTGGGGTAGCACAGTCCTCCGAGTGTTTGTCTGCTTCCTGTCCTTTTTTCTTGCTCCACTGCACAG ACCTTCAGTGTCCCGGGACTGCGGCACGCTTCGTCTTCGTTCTCAGCTTCTCCTAATTATCTTTTTAAATGTGCTGGGAGGCGTCACATGTGGTGCACTGGCTATTATGGTCTCCTGTCTTCTCCACCTCTACAGG GTGCTTAGATTACAGATGACAGAGAGGTCACTGAGCCACATGTTGAACCTG GCACCACAGAAAGTTTCACAAAAATCAGAAAATGGTTTCCGTGCCAGTGATGATCACAGTAAGGTTCAAGAATGTAACGGCAGCCCTCTACTGACAGAATCAGTGCTACAAGATGTCAGAGATGATCTGCAGCTCCACTTTAGTCTGTCCACACTGCTTACTCTAACCACGATGCTTAGTGTCCCTTCCCTTATCCACTGGAGACACAATCTCAG ATATTGGGTTCATCTGGATCCTGACCCCTTCTGGCCTCACTTTGTACCCCTGCTCATCAGCTCTGTTCTGCTCCTCAACTGTAACACAGATACACTCCTGCGCAG CAAACTGATGCTGAATCTGACGCTTCATCTGTTGTTGCCACTGTGTGTGGGAATGCTGGCTTTTTGTCCACTGCACATTTACAGGGTCACTTATTTCCTGTCAGCAGCTCTGGCCCTCTTGGTCTGTTCTTGCTACTTTTGA